One window from the genome of Gadus macrocephalus chromosome 7, ASM3116895v1 encodes:
- the crebrf gene encoding CREB3 regulatory factor isoform X3 produces the protein MPQPSISGMEPPFGDAFENYSFADQALTSTDLLSSSSDPDFMYELDRDMDPRQSPRGDRGAGLAEGCTEHMSGMGGECEAVCSGSAFEQWDSYWEDLTRYTRLASCDIWGTKEVDFLGLDDFSSPYQDEEVIGRTPTLAQLNSEDSQPVGEVLYPSGELLPPGPPPQCLLPPPSGHKRPPGFSSGPGPTATRPSPAPPLSLSRAFGGPLPDFPEGSQKATWPVASSTESMAKTQRPLTLTQDHIHTQLKTKASHQAMMVAPPSHGALFVRKAKVRVSAGHQPQTDVLHRYPEVKGSDVPLPLSQPPEEMASTSGSSPAAGAAAACAPLRGGREGPGRREPTAAAVGRSAAAAPQAEAPESHAQGGHAQGPGAVGVGLVGADVPMDEESSEKSKEEEHNYSLFLTQVRLAGRAPPALEEEEEEEEEEEEEEEEEEEEEGEEQEEEEDGEAAEEEEEEEEEEEEGEGLELDDEDHDEGFGSEHELSENDEEEEEEEEEDDDYEADKDDDMSDAFSEPGYDMELVEDIKGLTAGVSSRKRGKRRYFWEYSEQLTPSKQERMLKPSEWDRHTLPSNLYQKNGPLHGKYKLKKSRRTDVEDLTPNPRKLLTIGTELRKLNKVISDLTPVSELPLTARPRSRKEKNKLASRACRLKKKAQYEANKVKLWGLSTEYDRLLFVINAIKEEIVTRVKDCSPQATNMADTLDRLVQETLAYNALLLVLAVSSPVAGQTSDFVNQILENTGQGDPTGGLVGLRVPTSKC, from the exons ATGCCTCAG CCTAGCATCAGTGGGATGGAGCCACCCTTTGGGGACGCATTCGAGAACTATTCATTTGCTGACCAAGCCCTGACCAGTACTGACCTGCTCAGCAGCAGCTCTGACCCCGACTTCATGTATGAACTG GACCGCGACATGGACCCGCGCCAGAGCCCCCGCGGGGACAGAGGGGCCGGGCTGGCCGAAGGCTGCACAGAGCACATGAGTGGCATGGGAGGGGAGTGCGAGGCGGTCTGCAGCGGATCGGCCTTCGAGCAATGGGACTCGTACTGggaagacctgaccag ATACACACGGCTGGCTAGCTGTGACATCTGGGGCACCAAAGAGGTGGACTTCCTGGGTCTGGACGACTTCTCCAGCCCCTACCAGGACGAGGAGGTGATCGGCCGCACGCCCACCCTCGCCCAGCTCAACAGTGAGGACTCCCAGCCGGTGGGCGAGGTGCTCTACCCCTCCGGCGAGCTGCTGccgcccggccccccgccccagTGTCTGTTGCCCCCGCCCTCTGGTCACAAGAGGCCCCCGGGCTTCAGCTCGGGCCCGGGGCCCACCGCCACGCGGCCCTCGCCGGCTCCTCCGTTGTCGCTGTCTCGCGCTTTCGGGGGCCCGCTGCCCGATTTCCCTGAGGGTTCCCAGAAGGCCACCTGGCCGGTGGCCTCCAGCACGGAGAGCATGGCCAAGACCCAGAGGCCCCTGACGCTCACCCAGGACCACATCCACACTCAGCTCAAGACCAAGGCCAGCCATCAGGCCATGATGGTGGCCCCGCCGTCTCACGGTGCCCTCTTCGTACGGAAGGCTAAAGTCCGCGTGAGCGCCGGCCACCAACCACAGACGGACGTCCTCCACCGGTACCCAGAGGTCAAGGGGTCGGACgtccccctgcccctctcccAGCCTCCAGAGGAGATGGCCTCCACGTCAGGCAGCAGCCCGGCGgcgggcgcggcggcggcgtgcgctCCTCTCcgtggaggcagggaggggcCGGGGAGGAGGGAGCCAACCGCCGCCGCGGTGGGGAGGTCTGCGGCCGCGGCCCCCCAGGCCGAGGCCCCGGAGAGCCACGCCCAGGGGGGCCACGCCCAGGGGCCGGGGGCCGTGGGAGTCGGCCTTGTTGGCGCCGACGTCCCCATGGACGAGGAGAGCAGCGAGAAGAGCAAGGAGGAGGAACACAACTACTCCCTGTTCCTGACCCAGGTCAGACTGGCCGGCAgggccccccccgccctggaggaggaggaggaggaggaggaggaggaagaagaagaggaggaggaggaggaggaggaggagggggaagagcaggaggaagaggaagacggggaggcggcggaggaagaagaagaggaggaggaggaggaggaggagggagaggggctaGAGCTGGACGATGAAGACCACGATGAGGGGTTCGGCAGCGAGCATGAGCTTTCCGAGaatgacgaagaggaggaggaggaggaggaagaggacgacgaCTACGAAGCCGACAAGGATGACGACATGAGCGACGCTTTCTCTGAACCAG GCTATGacatggagctggtggaggacatCAAAGGCCTGACGGCAGGCGTGTCCAGCCGCAAGCGAGGGAAACGCCGCTACTTCTGGGAGTACAGCGAGCAGCTCACCCCCTCCAAGCAGGAGCGCATGCTGAAGCCGTCCGAGTGGGACCGCCACACGCTGCCCAGCAACCTGTACCAGAAGAACGGGCCCCTGCACG GAAAGTACAAGCTGAAGAAGTCTCGGCGTACCGACGTGGAAGACCTGACTCCCAACCCCCGCAAGCTTCTGACCATCGGCACCGAGCTCCGCAAGCTGAACAAGGTGATCAGCGACCTGACCCCAGTGAGCGAGCTGCCGCTCACCGCCCGGCCCCGCTCCCGCAAGGAGAAGAACAAGCTGGCCTCCAG AGCGTGCCGGCTGAAGAAGAAGGCCCAGTATGAAGCTAATAAGGTCAAGCTGTGGGGGCTGAGCACTGAGTACG ACCGGCTGCTGTTCGTGATCAACGCCATCAAGGAGGAGATTGTGACGCGCGTGAAGGACTGCTCCCCCCAGGCCACCAACATGGCCGACACCCTGGACCGGCTGGTCCAGGAGACACTTG CCTATAATGCGCTTCTCCTGGTCCTTGCAGTGTCCTCCCCCGTGGCCGGGCAGACCTCAGACTTTGTGAACCAGATCTTGGAGAACACGGGACAGGGGGACCCCACGGGGGGCCTGGTGGGCCTGCGGGTTCCCACCTCCAAGTGCTAG
- the crebrf gene encoding CREB3 regulatory factor isoform X2: MFHVTEAPYRTSRSRGLNVLLIHPPKHSETPVQQNSPADPQQPHPVPRTAGCRDCRSLWLPHPPPPPPPPPPAPRPPVAHVHPHTVGTGDEAQRLPPPPREHIRLSLAMPQPSISGMEPPFGDAFENYSFADQALTSTDLLSSSSDPDFMYELDRDMDPRQSPRGDRGAGLAEGCTEHMSGMGGECEAVCSGSAFEQWDSYWEDLTRYTRLASCDIWGTKEVDFLGLDDFSSPYQDEEVIGRTPTLAQLNSEDSQPVGEVLYPSGELLPPGPPPQCLLPPPSGHKRPPGFSSGPGPTATRPSPAPPLSLSRAFGGPLPDFPEGSQKATWPVASSTESMAKTQRPLTLTQDHIHTQLKTKASHQAMMVAPPSHGALFVRKAKVRVSAGHQPQTDVLHRYPEVKGSDVPLPLSQPPEEMASTSGSSPAAGAAAACAPLRGGREGPGRREPTAAAVGRSAAAAPQAEAPESHAQGGHAQGPGAVGVGLVGADVPMDEESSEKSKEEEHNYSLFLTQVRLAGRAPPALEEEEEEEEEEEEEEEEEEEEEGEEQEEEEDGEAAEEEEEEEEEEEEGEGLELDDEDHDEGFGSEHELSENDEEEEEEEEEDDDYEADKDDDMSDAFSEPGYDMELVEDIKGLTAGVSSRKRGKRRYFWEYSEQLTPSKQERMLKPSEWDRHTLPSNLYQKNGPLHGKYKLKKSRRTDVEDLTPNPRKLLTIGTELRKLNKVISDLTPVSELPLTARPRSRKEKNKLASRACRLKKKAQYEANKVKLWGLSTEYDRLLFVINAIKEEIVTRVKDCSPQATNMADTLDRLVQETLAYNALLLVLAVSSPVAGQTSDFVNQILENTGQGDPTGGLVGLRVPTSKC; encoded by the exons ATGTTCCATGTGACCGaggctccgtacagaacatctCGTTCTCGCGGTCTTAACGTTTTATTAATTCACCC ACCGAAGCACAGCGAGACCCCCGTCCAGCAGAACAGCCCAGCGGACCCCCAGCAGCCACATCCCGTTCCCAGGACCGCAGGCTGCAGAGACTGCAGATCTCTGTGgctaccccacccccccccacccccaccccccccacccccagcacccagGCCCCCTGTTGCCCACGTCCATCCTCACACCGTTGGGACTGGAGACGAGGCCCAGAggttgccccctcccccccgggaACATATCCGGCTGAGTCTGGCGATGCCTCAG CCTAGCATCAGTGGGATGGAGCCACCCTTTGGGGACGCATTCGAGAACTATTCATTTGCTGACCAAGCCCTGACCAGTACTGACCTGCTCAGCAGCAGCTCTGACCCCGACTTCATGTATGAACTG GACCGCGACATGGACCCGCGCCAGAGCCCCCGCGGGGACAGAGGGGCCGGGCTGGCCGAAGGCTGCACAGAGCACATGAGTGGCATGGGAGGGGAGTGCGAGGCGGTCTGCAGCGGATCGGCCTTCGAGCAATGGGACTCGTACTGggaagacctgaccag ATACACACGGCTGGCTAGCTGTGACATCTGGGGCACCAAAGAGGTGGACTTCCTGGGTCTGGACGACTTCTCCAGCCCCTACCAGGACGAGGAGGTGATCGGCCGCACGCCCACCCTCGCCCAGCTCAACAGTGAGGACTCCCAGCCGGTGGGCGAGGTGCTCTACCCCTCCGGCGAGCTGCTGccgcccggccccccgccccagTGTCTGTTGCCCCCGCCCTCTGGTCACAAGAGGCCCCCGGGCTTCAGCTCGGGCCCGGGGCCCACCGCCACGCGGCCCTCGCCGGCTCCTCCGTTGTCGCTGTCTCGCGCTTTCGGGGGCCCGCTGCCCGATTTCCCTGAGGGTTCCCAGAAGGCCACCTGGCCGGTGGCCTCCAGCACGGAGAGCATGGCCAAGACCCAGAGGCCCCTGACGCTCACCCAGGACCACATCCACACTCAGCTCAAGACCAAGGCCAGCCATCAGGCCATGATGGTGGCCCCGCCGTCTCACGGTGCCCTCTTCGTACGGAAGGCTAAAGTCCGCGTGAGCGCCGGCCACCAACCACAGACGGACGTCCTCCACCGGTACCCAGAGGTCAAGGGGTCGGACgtccccctgcccctctcccAGCCTCCAGAGGAGATGGCCTCCACGTCAGGCAGCAGCCCGGCGgcgggcgcggcggcggcgtgcgctCCTCTCcgtggaggcagggaggggcCGGGGAGGAGGGAGCCAACCGCCGCCGCGGTGGGGAGGTCTGCGGCCGCGGCCCCCCAGGCCGAGGCCCCGGAGAGCCACGCCCAGGGGGGCCACGCCCAGGGGCCGGGGGCCGTGGGAGTCGGCCTTGTTGGCGCCGACGTCCCCATGGACGAGGAGAGCAGCGAGAAGAGCAAGGAGGAGGAACACAACTACTCCCTGTTCCTGACCCAGGTCAGACTGGCCGGCAgggccccccccgccctggaggaggaggaggaggaggaggaggaggaagaagaagaggaggaggaggaggaggaggaggagggggaagagcaggaggaagaggaagacggggaggcggcggaggaagaagaagaggaggaggaggaggaggaggagggagaggggctaGAGCTGGACGATGAAGACCACGATGAGGGGTTCGGCAGCGAGCATGAGCTTTCCGAGaatgacgaagaggaggaggaggaggaggaagaggacgacgaCTACGAAGCCGACAAGGATGACGACATGAGCGACGCTTTCTCTGAACCAG GCTATGacatggagctggtggaggacatCAAAGGCCTGACGGCAGGCGTGTCCAGCCGCAAGCGAGGGAAACGCCGCTACTTCTGGGAGTACAGCGAGCAGCTCACCCCCTCCAAGCAGGAGCGCATGCTGAAGCCGTCCGAGTGGGACCGCCACACGCTGCCCAGCAACCTGTACCAGAAGAACGGGCCCCTGCACG GAAAGTACAAGCTGAAGAAGTCTCGGCGTACCGACGTGGAAGACCTGACTCCCAACCCCCGCAAGCTTCTGACCATCGGCACCGAGCTCCGCAAGCTGAACAAGGTGATCAGCGACCTGACCCCAGTGAGCGAGCTGCCGCTCACCGCCCGGCCCCGCTCCCGCAAGGAGAAGAACAAGCTGGCCTCCAG AGCGTGCCGGCTGAAGAAGAAGGCCCAGTATGAAGCTAATAAGGTCAAGCTGTGGGGGCTGAGCACTGAGTACG ACCGGCTGCTGTTCGTGATCAACGCCATCAAGGAGGAGATTGTGACGCGCGTGAAGGACTGCTCCCCCCAGGCCACCAACATGGCCGACACCCTGGACCGGCTGGTCCAGGAGACACTTG CCTATAATGCGCTTCTCCTGGTCCTTGCAGTGTCCTCCCCCGTGGCCGGGCAGACCTCAGACTTTGTGAACCAGATCTTGGAGAACACGGGACAGGGGGACCCCACGGGGGGCCTGGTGGGCCTGCGGGTTCCCACCTCCAAGTGCTAG
- the crebrf gene encoding CREB3 regulatory factor isoform X1: MPQPSISGMEPPFGDAFENYSFADQALTSTDLLSSSSDPDFMYELDRDMDPRQSPRGDRGAGLAEGCTEHMSGMGGECEAVCSGSAFEQWDSYWEDLTRYTRLASCDIWGTKEVDFLGLDDFSSPYQDEEVIGRTPTLAQLNSEDSQPVGEVLYPSGELLPPGPPPQCLLPPPSGHKRPPGFSSGPGPTATRPSPAPPLSLSRAFGGPLPDFPEGSQKATWPVASSTESMAKTQRPLTLTQDHIHTQLKTKASHQAMMVAPPSHGALFVRKAKVRVSAGHQPQTDVLHRYPEVKGSDVPLPLSQPPEEMASTSGSSPAAGAAAACAPLRGGREGPGRREPTAAAVGRSAAAAPQAEAPESHAQGGHAQGPGAVGVGLVGADVPMDEESSEKSKEEEHNYSLFLTQVRLAGRAPPALEEEEEEEEEEEEEEEEEEEEEGEEQEEEEDGEAAEEEEEEEEEEEEGEGLELDDEDHDEGFGSEHELSENDEEEEEEEEEDDDYEADKDDDMSDAFSEPGYDMELVEDIKGLTAGVSSRKRGKRRYFWEYSEQLTPSKQERMLKPSEWDRHTLPSNLYQKNGPLHGKYKLKKSRRTDVEDLTPNPRKLLTIGTELRKLNKVISDLTPVSELPLTARPRSRKEKNKLASRACRLKKKAQYEANKVKLWGLSTEYDRLLFVINAIKEEIVTRVKDCSPQATNMADTLDRLVQETLVSSPVAGQTSDFVNQILENTGQGDPTGGLVGLRVPTSKC; the protein is encoded by the exons ATGCCTCAG CCTAGCATCAGTGGGATGGAGCCACCCTTTGGGGACGCATTCGAGAACTATTCATTTGCTGACCAAGCCCTGACCAGTACTGACCTGCTCAGCAGCAGCTCTGACCCCGACTTCATGTATGAACTG GACCGCGACATGGACCCGCGCCAGAGCCCCCGCGGGGACAGAGGGGCCGGGCTGGCCGAAGGCTGCACAGAGCACATGAGTGGCATGGGAGGGGAGTGCGAGGCGGTCTGCAGCGGATCGGCCTTCGAGCAATGGGACTCGTACTGggaagacctgaccag ATACACACGGCTGGCTAGCTGTGACATCTGGGGCACCAAAGAGGTGGACTTCCTGGGTCTGGACGACTTCTCCAGCCCCTACCAGGACGAGGAGGTGATCGGCCGCACGCCCACCCTCGCCCAGCTCAACAGTGAGGACTCCCAGCCGGTGGGCGAGGTGCTCTACCCCTCCGGCGAGCTGCTGccgcccggccccccgccccagTGTCTGTTGCCCCCGCCCTCTGGTCACAAGAGGCCCCCGGGCTTCAGCTCGGGCCCGGGGCCCACCGCCACGCGGCCCTCGCCGGCTCCTCCGTTGTCGCTGTCTCGCGCTTTCGGGGGCCCGCTGCCCGATTTCCCTGAGGGTTCCCAGAAGGCCACCTGGCCGGTGGCCTCCAGCACGGAGAGCATGGCCAAGACCCAGAGGCCCCTGACGCTCACCCAGGACCACATCCACACTCAGCTCAAGACCAAGGCCAGCCATCAGGCCATGATGGTGGCCCCGCCGTCTCACGGTGCCCTCTTCGTACGGAAGGCTAAAGTCCGCGTGAGCGCCGGCCACCAACCACAGACGGACGTCCTCCACCGGTACCCAGAGGTCAAGGGGTCGGACgtccccctgcccctctcccAGCCTCCAGAGGAGATGGCCTCCACGTCAGGCAGCAGCCCGGCGgcgggcgcggcggcggcgtgcgctCCTCTCcgtggaggcagggaggggcCGGGGAGGAGGGAGCCAACCGCCGCCGCGGTGGGGAGGTCTGCGGCCGCGGCCCCCCAGGCCGAGGCCCCGGAGAGCCACGCCCAGGGGGGCCACGCCCAGGGGCCGGGGGCCGTGGGAGTCGGCCTTGTTGGCGCCGACGTCCCCATGGACGAGGAGAGCAGCGAGAAGAGCAAGGAGGAGGAACACAACTACTCCCTGTTCCTGACCCAGGTCAGACTGGCCGGCAgggccccccccgccctggaggaggaggaggaggaggaggaggaggaagaagaagaggaggaggaggaggaggaggaggagggggaagagcaggaggaagaggaagacggggaggcggcggaggaagaagaagaggaggaggaggaggaggaggagggagaggggctaGAGCTGGACGATGAAGACCACGATGAGGGGTTCGGCAGCGAGCATGAGCTTTCCGAGaatgacgaagaggaggaggaggaggaggaagaggacgacgaCTACGAAGCCGACAAGGATGACGACATGAGCGACGCTTTCTCTGAACCAG GCTATGacatggagctggtggaggacatCAAAGGCCTGACGGCAGGCGTGTCCAGCCGCAAGCGAGGGAAACGCCGCTACTTCTGGGAGTACAGCGAGCAGCTCACCCCCTCCAAGCAGGAGCGCATGCTGAAGCCGTCCGAGTGGGACCGCCACACGCTGCCCAGCAACCTGTACCAGAAGAACGGGCCCCTGCACG GAAAGTACAAGCTGAAGAAGTCTCGGCGTACCGACGTGGAAGACCTGACTCCCAACCCCCGCAAGCTTCTGACCATCGGCACCGAGCTCCGCAAGCTGAACAAGGTGATCAGCGACCTGACCCCAGTGAGCGAGCTGCCGCTCACCGCCCGGCCCCGCTCCCGCAAGGAGAAGAACAAGCTGGCCTCCAG AGCGTGCCGGCTGAAGAAGAAGGCCCAGTATGAAGCTAATAAGGTCAAGCTGTGGGGGCTGAGCACTGAGTACG ACCGGCTGCTGTTCGTGATCAACGCCATCAAGGAGGAGATTGTGACGCGCGTGAAGGACTGCTCCCCCCAGGCCACCAACATGGCCGACACCCTGGACCGGCTGGTCCAGGAGACACTTG TGTCCTCCCCCGTGGCCGGGCAGACCTCAGACTTTGTGAACCAGATCTTGGAGAACACGGGACAGGGGGACCCCACGGGGGGCCTGGTGGGCCTGCGGGTTCCCACCTCCAAGTGCTAG